In the Bordetella genomosp. 10 genome, one interval contains:
- a CDS encoding Tc toxin subunit A-related protein produces the protein MNASPSAIEILERHSRQPAGTLAALGIASLAGIVRMRKTTFVAKYHEGLGGKANASLLYRYALSLLRHARSRQATPIVSGQPYIGVAPDDISDPNEFPPTWVNQFGVGGPYAAQGSLGAQDSPVAYAAMLYDLATELETEFGDRFEPDDPGHDYRHKMIPLSQRRADIARIALTSVTESQVIPKLDLVNRVLQQGVDDYLASVFGASPPDSATREEFTARIAYPADKLPYHAAYDQARQACDARHLSLFQLIYATDAGFPCVDKIWPGAATDADIQAAGLSPALIAVLESQPGTSSGASGDGDSEGDDADDPQADYRSRYYGNPNINGLNDVATLGASLGAPADRIKEMLCVDGAGNNTAVTLTASYAWTPPRTEQNAYENNRLHGARYLCADGPLCLLGLATPAAETMRLANTPADTPSLNTAVAPSFFVKIHKLMRLHDATGLPFDQLDALIVAAASASLDTPPAAAPDFGANTYRLLGLYERWKASHGATLEDICSFAYRLALGAVGNATPQFDRIFNSVPGMTPLRIDDGQTFDPADSGDAIVVALCAALKIDHATFRAIAAGLPQVSGKIALSLDNYTALFNLVRIPSYLGISPQAFEALMLRVPDRPNARMLERLRANGPRLKAAEGAADGTDQGPDLIDCLNYLEYVLALLKQRGISLAAYLATTALYYDGKDELPAPAVATQKEVELVNGAISQSLPARVNVTELLQSLPLQRQDYAAPPVTIDWQQAIAATGIVDGHGLIAMEYDADRTAAFRLALDGYQWVAGQKTVDNATPEAIANMDAASLPLREAFDAAYRNQWQVTDSVLQQALGLDSAELMHEIIRTWADGVVNDGAASDFAGRPGASYVFLSACDALNDGLPIADAGQIDGSAGLLKQLGLFSRMALVAITHGLGAPAVRATAYRQPLDDDTVQNWFGFVPRTMMGSLYMLTPGAFLVFCAYGTWRELADSEDDVLQYLADVHLRGDDMTADQAALRLSGQIGAAIEDVKAAAPWAGGDTSATKILTVAQMLKALGLLSTAARAGLTAAQLLRTGALAYKADGGIALNVAADPAYLAWRGAAANLLAGVGVKSDSRLCPLAPDDAGMETVRGALARNRRNGLCGAWQVFIARQIYRNADLALTQQEVSEYLLTDTQVTQDVDTSVLADAIASLQLYINNIFNATEPGYEGVQWAQLDYATVLDDWQQIDAQYSTWAANVELGEYPENYLAPPLRPDQTQSFQAFCTNLQQGPIDEPRALDALQKYLSAFERIANLTVVSGYMDEINGGRTDAYAFLTGRVHLIGRTATEPGAYFLRRVDLMRTDDKGYPLTDAWTDWQEITVLGDAGRIVSIPRVATHNSRPSVCWFEREIIEDSEQNRYFEENNTYAGTHENPQNAVINPLVRLTGYVSFLMLDGTWSMPQEVASAQGTTYGRNSLFYYYKESDGVDPVESDYWTMAFEHRPTPGLPPVLYAVLYADAAQAKSPDDPENGWQYALVGTLDAFDEANTTNGATVPADYWETFAGTTGLTDDEKKQVQNPALTGQSRVQAGAEGNAELPNGNTQVIVDDFPVLASGFDGAAPQALARLTAETPQIGDAVNVLRCKDKTGRFTYQPGLNLHGDSSNPVNPRFYQRGCTFSQPNLIEKGSWTVDFSDSDYHRWTGTLYIKLASNCGFTFKEPDLSAIGASNVKRYLPQLYFKDYRQYQWYTRKIWTYAGLELEVDLVFYDDNDVTDARNNTPAGALSYDHWGDYLIRFSDNNCVNPSSGDINAHLNPDTLNVTVQTPGYDKSGPRPKSGKQTHWAIDADNSAPMNFNTLYTPAISLGNYRDKSNWKDGNGVSLALFNPGTNKQTVQEITPSTTFDMTFSYTRQGADMYVGILETDENGGNMKTVWRGDFFREAGFFALQDKSYPFLDSHLDPDFGTAQMLNMLGNHRDTNSKDTFPLIRLNTTFARMLVGKASQGLQSLYAWSTQSAYEPKLSATDAMQPQLDYEGANSIYFWEIFFHCPAMIAYLLSAQGDHAGALAWLQRIFDPRARNQIATLVIPDADGTLRQAEVAPYWKSEAVTPTRPGSTQRASEQPWRAIAPFALAYADTTHYRKWTYMQYIRALTAVGDDYYRRLTRDGVNQAYQCYARALSLLGPRLFHSISAFPPGLALADVTIDFKEAVREEIAELVPCLPIPVPALLTQAAPAVKWADTFDPTTNPQLEGLWDTLDARLYNIRHNLDINGTPMRLPLYAAPGDPGELQSRAVGAATAGAVVAADTMPIPPYRYQAIAGLADKAVGALSSLGNTLLGLRSSQDGRRQEQLQMSQLLQLWSFTDKAAQQGIDIARATLKSLNASLQANKEQQEYYVRQIRGGDSPLEIAALSLLTAATTAKLGAQGLLLGIGGLRSAPNIFGLAVGGQDYGALPSALAGILMATSDMASTASQGLFQQAGFRRRREEWQNTLDSLKATEKVTRAQIEAQEIQLQAATTSRELAQAQHRHNLEMYDFLRHRFTNDALYGWMASRIAPLQYQAYDAALSLCLLAQSCWRNEVADWTTTFFHDGSWNSRYQGLLSGEPLALALLQMQSLWYGSRHARRLEIVKTVSVKALMTEAKFNAARTGAGARQFAFSLTQRNFDEDYPGHYLRQIVSVAITLPAAIGPLQNVRAIVQQTGSAIVLDMSDPAAALDAVDKKTVAAPSIRFDSNARQSTALSTGLHDGGVLGGDDGRYLPFEATGAVSDWTVTFPYSGSNKTGADRPQADVEQDAVLASLDDIILTLTYTAQDSGKGSDVSAYWNNHDMSVVSQ, from the coding sequence CGACATCCAGGCCGCGGGGCTCAGTCCCGCGCTCATCGCCGTCCTGGAATCGCAACCGGGAACGAGCAGCGGCGCCTCCGGCGACGGCGACAGCGAGGGCGACGACGCTGACGATCCCCAGGCGGACTATCGCAGCCGGTACTACGGCAACCCCAACATCAACGGGCTCAACGACGTCGCCACGCTCGGCGCCAGCCTGGGCGCGCCGGCCGATCGCATCAAGGAAATGCTCTGCGTCGACGGCGCCGGCAACAACACCGCGGTCACGCTGACGGCGTCGTATGCCTGGACACCCCCGCGCACCGAACAGAATGCCTACGAGAACAACCGGCTCCACGGCGCCCGCTACCTGTGCGCCGACGGCCCCCTGTGCCTGCTCGGCCTCGCCACCCCGGCGGCCGAGACCATGCGCCTGGCCAACACGCCCGCGGACACGCCCAGCCTGAACACGGCCGTCGCGCCCTCGTTCTTCGTGAAGATCCACAAGCTGATGCGCCTGCACGACGCCACGGGCCTGCCCTTCGACCAGCTCGACGCGCTGATCGTCGCGGCCGCGAGCGCTTCGCTGGACACGCCGCCGGCCGCCGCGCCGGACTTCGGCGCCAACACCTATCGCCTGCTCGGCCTGTACGAGCGCTGGAAGGCCAGCCATGGCGCGACGCTGGAGGACATTTGCAGTTTCGCCTACCGGCTCGCGCTCGGGGCGGTCGGCAATGCCACGCCGCAATTCGATCGCATCTTCAACAGCGTCCCGGGCATGACGCCGCTTCGCATCGACGACGGGCAGACCTTCGACCCCGCCGATTCCGGCGACGCCATCGTCGTCGCCCTGTGCGCTGCGTTGAAGATCGACCATGCGACGTTCCGCGCCATCGCCGCCGGGCTGCCCCAGGTGTCCGGAAAAATCGCCTTGTCCCTGGACAACTACACGGCGCTGTTCAACCTGGTGCGCATTCCTTCCTACCTGGGCATTTCGCCGCAGGCCTTCGAGGCGCTGATGCTGCGCGTCCCCGACCGTCCCAACGCCCGCATGCTGGAGCGGCTGCGGGCCAATGGCCCACGGCTCAAGGCTGCCGAGGGGGCCGCCGACGGGACCGATCAAGGCCCCGATCTCATCGACTGCCTCAACTATCTCGAATACGTGCTGGCCCTGCTGAAGCAGCGCGGCATCTCCCTGGCCGCCTACCTGGCGACCACGGCGCTCTACTACGACGGCAAGGACGAACTTCCCGCCCCGGCCGTGGCGACGCAAAAGGAAGTGGAACTGGTGAACGGGGCGATCAGCCAGTCGCTCCCCGCGCGCGTCAACGTGACGGAGCTCCTGCAAAGCCTGCCCTTGCAGCGGCAGGACTACGCCGCGCCGCCCGTGACGATAGACTGGCAGCAAGCCATCGCGGCGACCGGCATCGTGGACGGCCACGGGCTCATCGCCATGGAGTACGACGCGGACCGCACGGCGGCCTTCCGTCTTGCGCTCGACGGCTACCAATGGGTCGCCGGCCAGAAGACCGTGGACAACGCCACGCCGGAAGCCATCGCCAACATGGACGCCGCGTCGCTGCCGCTGCGCGAGGCGTTCGACGCGGCCTATCGGAATCAATGGCAGGTGACGGACAGCGTGCTACAGCAGGCCCTGGGGCTGGACAGCGCCGAGCTGATGCATGAAATCATACGCACCTGGGCCGACGGCGTCGTCAACGACGGCGCCGCCTCCGACTTCGCGGGCCGCCCGGGCGCCAGCTACGTCTTTCTTTCCGCCTGCGACGCCCTGAACGACGGACTACCCATCGCGGACGCCGGCCAGATCGACGGCAGCGCCGGCCTGCTGAAGCAGCTCGGCCTTTTCTCCCGCATGGCGCTGGTGGCGATCACCCACGGGCTCGGCGCTCCCGCCGTGCGGGCCACGGCGTACCGGCAACCGCTCGACGACGACACCGTGCAGAATTGGTTCGGCTTCGTCCCGCGGACCATGATGGGCAGCCTGTACATGCTGACGCCCGGCGCGTTCCTGGTCTTCTGCGCCTACGGCACATGGCGGGAACTGGCCGACAGCGAGGACGACGTGCTGCAATACCTGGCGGACGTCCATCTGCGCGGCGACGACATGACGGCGGACCAGGCCGCGCTGCGGCTGTCCGGCCAGATCGGCGCCGCCATCGAGGACGTCAAGGCCGCGGCGCCCTGGGCCGGCGGCGACACGTCCGCGACGAAAATCCTCACCGTCGCCCAGATGCTCAAGGCGCTGGGCCTGCTATCGACCGCCGCGCGGGCGGGCCTGACGGCCGCGCAACTCCTGCGGACCGGCGCATTGGCGTACAAGGCGGACGGCGGCATCGCCCTGAACGTGGCCGCGGATCCCGCCTACCTCGCCTGGCGCGGCGCCGCGGCGAATCTGCTGGCCGGCGTCGGCGTGAAGTCCGACAGCCGCTTGTGCCCGCTGGCGCCGGACGACGCCGGCATGGAAACGGTGCGCGGCGCGCTGGCGCGGAACCGGCGCAACGGCCTGTGCGGCGCATGGCAGGTTTTCATCGCGCGCCAGATCTACCGCAATGCCGACCTGGCGCTGACCCAGCAGGAAGTCTCGGAATACCTGCTGACCGACACCCAGGTCACGCAGGACGTCGACACCAGCGTATTGGCCGACGCCATTGCCTCGCTGCAGCTCTACATCAACAATATCTTCAACGCCACGGAGCCCGGCTACGAGGGCGTGCAGTGGGCGCAACTGGATTACGCCACCGTCCTGGACGACTGGCAGCAGATCGATGCCCAGTACAGCACCTGGGCCGCCAATGTCGAACTGGGCGAGTATCCCGAGAACTACCTGGCCCCGCCGCTGCGGCCGGACCAGACGCAAAGCTTCCAGGCCTTCTGCACGAACCTGCAGCAAGGCCCCATCGACGAACCGCGCGCGCTCGACGCATTGCAGAAGTACCTGAGCGCGTTCGAACGCATCGCCAACCTGACCGTCGTCAGCGGCTACATGGACGAAATAAACGGCGGTCGGACCGATGCCTATGCCTTCCTCACGGGCCGCGTGCACCTGATCGGCAGGACGGCCACCGAGCCGGGCGCCTATTTCCTGCGCCGCGTCGATCTCATGCGCACCGACGACAAGGGCTACCCCCTGACCGACGCCTGGACGGACTGGCAGGAAATAACGGTGCTCGGCGACGCCGGCAGGATCGTGAGCATCCCGCGCGTGGCCACGCACAATTCGCGTCCGTCCGTCTGCTGGTTCGAACGGGAAATCATCGAGGACAGCGAACAGAACCGCTACTTCGAGGAAAACAATACCTACGCCGGCACCCACGAAAACCCGCAGAACGCCGTCATCAACCCCCTGGTCAGGCTGACGGGCTACGTCTCGTTCCTGATGCTGGATGGCACCTGGTCCATGCCGCAGGAAGTCGCGAGCGCACAGGGCACGACCTACGGCAGGAACTCCCTCTTTTACTACTACAAGGAATCGGACGGCGTGGACCCCGTGGAATCCGACTACTGGACCATGGCGTTCGAACACCGGCCCACGCCCGGCCTGCCGCCGGTCCTCTATGCGGTCCTTTACGCCGACGCGGCGCAGGCAAAGTCTCCCGACGATCCGGAGAACGGCTGGCAATACGCGCTGGTCGGCACGCTGGACGCGTTCGACGAGGCCAATACGACGAATGGCGCGACCGTCCCCGCGGACTACTGGGAAACGTTCGCCGGCACCACCGGACTGACCGACGATGAGAAAAAGCAGGTGCAGAACCCGGCGCTGACGGGACAGTCCCGCGTCCAGGCGGGCGCCGAAGGCAATGCCGAACTGCCGAACGGCAATACGCAGGTCATCGTCGACGATTTTCCCGTGCTGGCTTCCGGCTTCGACGGCGCGGCGCCGCAGGCGCTGGCGCGCCTTACCGCGGAAACGCCGCAGATCGGCGATGCCGTCAACGTACTGCGCTGCAAGGACAAGACGGGCAGGTTCACCTACCAGCCGGGCCTGAACCTCCATGGCGATTCGAGCAATCCCGTCAATCCTCGCTTCTATCAAAGAGGCTGCACGTTCAGCCAGCCCAACCTGATCGAAAAGGGCTCCTGGACCGTCGATTTCAGCGACAGCGATTACCACCGGTGGACGGGGACGCTGTATATCAAGCTGGCGTCGAATTGCGGCTTCACCTTCAAGGAGCCCGACCTGTCCGCGATAGGCGCGTCCAATGTGAAGCGCTATCTGCCGCAACTCTATTTCAAGGACTACAGGCAGTATCAGTGGTACACCCGGAAGATCTGGACGTATGCCGGTCTCGAACTGGAAGTGGATCTCGTCTTCTACGATGACAACGACGTCACCGACGCGCGGAACAATACGCCGGCCGGCGCGCTAAGCTACGATCATTGGGGCGACTACCTGATACGGTTCTCCGACAACAATTGCGTCAATCCTTCCTCCGGGGACATCAACGCGCACCTGAATCCCGACACCCTGAACGTCACCGTGCAAACGCCGGGTTACGACAAATCGGGTCCCAGGCCGAAGAGCGGCAAACAGACGCACTGGGCCATCGACGCGGACAATTCGGCGCCGATGAATTTCAATACGCTGTACACGCCGGCCATCTCCCTGGGCAACTACCGGGACAAATCGAACTGGAAGGACGGCAACGGCGTCAGCCTAGCGCTTTTCAATCCCGGGACCAACAAGCAGACGGTCCAGGAGATCACGCCCTCCACCACCTTCGATATGACCTTCTCGTACACCAGGCAGGGCGCCGACATGTACGTCGGCATCCTGGAGACGGACGAGAACGGCGGCAACATGAAGACGGTCTGGCGCGGAGACTTCTTCCGGGAGGCGGGCTTCTTCGCCCTGCAGGATAAAAGCTATCCCTTCCTGGACAGTCATCTCGACCCGGATTTCGGCACCGCGCAGATGCTCAACATGCTGGGCAATCACCGCGACACCAACAGCAAGGACACCTTCCCCCTCATCCGCCTGAATACGACCTTCGCGCGCATGCTGGTGGGCAAGGCGTCGCAGGGCCTGCAGTCCCTGTATGCCTGGAGCACCCAAAGCGCCTACGAGCCGAAGCTGTCGGCCACGGACGCGATGCAGCCGCAATTGGACTACGAAGGCGCCAACAGCATCTATTTCTGGGAGATATTCTTTCACTGCCCGGCGATGATCGCCTATCTGCTTTCCGCCCAGGGCGACCACGCCGGCGCGCTCGCATGGCTGCAACGCATCTTCGATCCCCGGGCGCGCAACCAGATCGCCACGCTCGTCATCCCGGACGCGGACGGCACGCTGCGCCAGGCGGAGGTCGCCCCGTACTGGAAGAGCGAAGCCGTCACGCCGACGCGTCCCGGCTCGACCCAGCGGGCCTCGGAACAGCCCTGGCGCGCGATCGCGCCCTTCGCGCTGGCGTACGCGGACACCACGCATTACCGCAAGTGGACGTATATGCAGTACATCCGCGCATTGACGGCCGTCGGCGACGACTATTACCGCCGCCTCACCCGCGACGGCGTGAACCAGGCCTATCAATGCTATGCGCGCGCGTTGTCCTTGCTGGGCCCGCGGCTCTTCCATTCGATCTCCGCCTTCCCGCCCGGCCTGGCGCTGGCGGACGTGACCATCGACTTCAAGGAGGCCGTCCGCGAGGAAATCGCCGAACTCGTCCCCTGCCTGCCTATCCCGGTCCCCGCCCTGCTCACGCAGGCCGCCCCCGCCGTCAAGTGGGCCGATACCTTCGATCCGACCACCAACCCGCAGCTCGAAGGCCTGTGGGACACGCTGGACGCCAGGCTCTACAACATCCGCCACAACCTGGACATCAACGGCACGCCCATGCGCCTGCCGCTGTATGCCGCGCCGGGGGATCCGGGCGAATTGCAGTCGCGCGCCGTCGGCGCGGCCACCGCCGGCGCCGTCGTCGCCGCGGATACGATGCCGATTCCGCCCTACCGCTACCAGGCCATCGCCGGGCTGGCGGACAAGGCCGTCGGCGCCCTCTCCTCCCTGGGCAACACGCTGCTGGGATTGCGCAGCAGCCAGGACGGACGCCGCCAGGAACAGTTGCAGATGTCGCAGCTCCTCCAGTTGTGGTCGTTCACGGACAAGGCGGCGCAACAGGGCATCGATATCGCCAGGGCGACGTTGAAGTCCCTGAACGCCAGCCTCCAGGCCAACAAGGAGCAGCAGGAATACTATGTCCGGCAGATCCGGGGCGGAGACTCGCCCCTCGAAATCGCCGCGCTCTCGCTGCTGACGGCGGCCACCACGGCGAAGCTCGGCGCGCAAGGCCTCCTGCTGGGCATAGGCGGCTTGCGCAGCGCGCCCAACATCTTCGGCCTGGCCGTCGGCGGGCAGGACTACGGCGCCCTGCCCAGCGCGCTCGCCGGCATATTGATGGCCACGTCGGATATGGCGTCGACCGCTTCGCAGGGGCTGTTCCAGCAGGCCGGTTTCCGCCGCCGCCGCGAAGAATGGCAGAACACGCTGGACAGTCTCAAGGCCACGGAGAAAGTCACCCGCGCCCAGATCGAGGCGCAGGAAATCCAGTTGCAGGCCGCGACCACGTCCAGGGAGCTGGCGCAGGCCCAGCACAGGCATAACCTGGAAATGTACGACTTCCTGCGGCATCGCTTCACCAACGACGCCCTGTACGGCTGGATGGCGTCGCGGATCGCGCCGCTGCAGTACCAGGCCTACGATGCCGCGCTGAGCCTGTGCCTGCTGGCGCAGTCCTGCTGGCGCAACGAGGTGGCGGACTGGACCACGACGTTCTTCCATGACGGAAGCTGGAACAGCCGCTACCAGGGCCTGCTCTCCGGCGAACCCCTGGCGCTGGCGCTGCTGCAGATGCAAAGCCTGTGGTACGGCTCGCGCCACGCGCGCCGGCTGGAAATCGTCAAGACGGTGTCCGTGAAGGCGCTGATGACGGAAGCGAAATTCAATGCCGCGCGCACCGGCGCCGGCGCCCGGCAATTCGCCTTCAGCCTGACGCAGCGGAACTTCGACGAAGACTATCCCGGCCATTACCTGCGCCAGATCGTGAGCGTGGCGATCACGCTGCCCGCGGCCATCGGGCCGTTGCAGAACGTCCGCGCCATCGTGCAGCAGACCGGATCGGCCATCGTCCTGGACATGAGCGATCCGGCGGCCGCGCTGGACGCGGTCGACAAGAAGACCGTCGCGGCGCCCTCGATCAGGTTCGATTCGAACGCGCGGCAGTCGACGGCGTTGTCCACGGGGCTCCACGACGGCGGCGTCCTGGGCGGCGACGACGGCCGCTACCTGCCGTTCGAAGCCACCGGCGCGGTCTCGGACTGGACCGTGACGTTTCCTTATTCCGGCAGCAACAAGACCGGCGCGGACCGGCCGCAGGCCGACGTGGAGCAGGACGCGGTGCTGGCCAGCCTAGACGACATCATATTGACGTTGACGTACACGGCGCAGGACTCGGGCAAGGGCAGCGACGTATCGGCCTACTGGAACAACCACGACATGAGCGTCGTGTCCCAATGA